The following DNA comes from Deinococcus planocerae.
ACACCTGACGACCACGATGGGGCCGAGCATTCCCCTGACGCTGGGCTCGCAGGCCTGATCCTGACGGGGAGGGAGACATTTGACGCTCTCTCCCCTATACTCTTTCGGCACCCCGGTGCGCTTCTTGCACCTTTTTCCATCGGCACCGTAGACAGCGGGGACCCGCCAGGTTTAAAGATCCCGCCGAGTTGTCAGGGCGTGACGAGCGCACCTGAACTTGTTCACCACACAGGAGGTTTGCAGCGTGGCGAACGAAAAGAACACGCAGACCCTGGGCAGCCTGCGTGAGAGCCTGACGGGCATCGAGACGTTTTACGTCGTCGACTACCAGGGTCTCACCGCGGGGCAGCTCACGAAACTGCGCCAGGACATCCGGACGAAGGGCGGCCAGCTCATCGTCGCCAAGAACACCCTGATCAACCTCGCCCTCCAGGACGGCGGGCGCGATTTCGCGGACGCCCTCAAGGGCCCCAGCGCACTCGTGCTGGCGCAGGACGATCCGGCGGGCATCGCCAAGACGCTCAGCGAAGCGGCCAAGGGCAACGACCGGGGCATCCCCGCCATGAAGGGCGGGTTCGTCGAGGGGCAGCGCGTGGACGTGCGCGTCATCGAGCGCCTCGCCAACCTCGGCAGCAAGCAGAGCCTTCAGGGCGAATTCGTGGGCGTGCTCAGCGCGCACCTCAGCAACTTCGTCGGCATTCTCGAAGCCTACC
Coding sequences within:
- the rplJ gene encoding 50S ribosomal protein L10 — its product is MANEKNTQTLGSLRESLTGIETFYVVDYQGLTAGQLTKLRQDIRTKGGQLIVAKNTLINLALQDGGRDFADALKGPSALVLAQDDPAGIAKTLSEAAKGNDRGIPAMKGGFVEGQRVDVRVIERLANLGSKQSLQGEFVGVLSAHLSNFVGILEAYREKLGGATEAA